The following coding sequences are from one Comamonas koreensis window:
- a CDS encoding group II truncated hemoglobin, translated as MHIEEKPPFDTPFDWIGGESQVRALVDRFYDLMDLEPGYKELRDAHGSTLQDARDKLFWFLCGWLGGPDHYQQRFGHPRLRMRHMPFSIGILERDQWLACMDQAMGDVGVDEKLRSRLGQSFFQTADWMRNR; from the coding sequence ATGCACATCGAAGAAAAGCCCCCGTTTGACACCCCTTTTGACTGGATAGGCGGCGAGAGCCAGGTGCGGGCGCTGGTGGACCGCTTCTATGACCTGATGGACCTGGAGCCCGGCTACAAGGAGTTGCGTGACGCCCATGGCAGCACTTTGCAGGATGCGCGCGACAAGCTGTTCTGGTTTCTCTGCGGCTGGCTGGGCGGCCCTGACCATTACCAGCAGCGCTTTGGCCACCCGCGCCTGCGCATGCGCCATATGCCGTTTTCGATCGGCATTCTGGAGCGCGACCAGTGGCTGGCCTGCATGGACCAGGCGATGGGCGATGTCGGCGTCGATGAGAAACTGCGCAGCCGCCTGGGCCAGAGCTTTTTCCAGACTGCGGACTGGATGCGCAACCGCTGA
- a CDS encoding M48 family metalloprotease, giving the protein MNFWDFQASARRRTWGLVAAFALLVLGIAVGVHLVLALVFWTPALVAVLFSQLRLEQVAVHYPAGFLATNIGIVSLMVLGGAWIKRSNLLQGGLHLARQLGARELRPSVSHAEQQYQNIVDELCIAAGAQRPQAMVLPRDRSLNAFAAAWEAEDAVIVVSMGALEYLSRDELKGVVAHELSHLHEGDTRLNMELAGYVFGLEMLFNYGRDWVERGVSLFGRPLMAVGWLGWLAAQALKAAVSRQREYLADARAVQWTRNPDGLGRVLRKALWQQDYPLQADALQPRGGAAGAYSPLVEHMLLLEVHSIEEMHDFWHLGGARWLASHPSLEARIARIYGEDEAREALPLQDPDQRWVNPFSAPLPQGKPGAS; this is encoded by the coding sequence ATGAACTTCTGGGATTTCCAAGCCAGCGCACGGCGCCGCACCTGGGGCCTGGTGGCCGCTTTTGCGCTGCTGGTGCTGGGCATTGCGGTGGGCGTGCACCTGGTGCTGGCGCTGGTGTTCTGGACGCCGGCGCTGGTCGCAGTGCTCTTCAGCCAACTGCGGCTGGAACAGGTCGCAGTGCATTACCCGGCCGGCTTTCTGGCCACCAATATCGGCATCGTCAGCCTGATGGTGCTGGGCGGCGCCTGGATCAAGCGCAGCAATCTGCTCCAGGGCGGCCTGCACCTGGCTAGGCAGCTGGGCGCGCGCGAACTGCGCCCATCGGTGTCTCATGCCGAGCAGCAGTACCAGAACATTGTCGATGAGCTGTGCATTGCCGCCGGTGCCCAGCGGCCCCAGGCCATGGTGCTGCCACGCGACCGCTCGCTCAATGCCTTTGCCGCTGCCTGGGAGGCCGAGGATGCGGTGATCGTGGTGTCCATGGGCGCGCTGGAATACCTCAGCCGCGATGAGCTCAAGGGCGTGGTAGCGCATGAGCTGTCCCATCTGCACGAGGGCGATACGCGGCTCAACATGGAGTTGGCCGGCTATGTGTTCGGGCTGGAGATGCTGTTCAACTATGGGCGCGACTGGGTCGAGCGCGGCGTGTCGCTGTTTGGCCGGCCGCTGATGGCCGTGGGCTGGCTGGGCTGGTTGGCGGCGCAGGCGCTCAAGGCTGCCGTATCGCGCCAGCGCGAATACCTGGCCGATGCCCGCGCCGTGCAGTGGACCCGCAATCCCGATGGGCTGGGCCGCGTGCTGCGCAAGGCGCTGTGGCAGCAGGACTACCCGTTGCAGGCCGATGCCCTGCAGCCCCGTGGCGGCGCAGCCGGGGCCTATTCGCCGCTTGTGGAGCACATGCTGCTGCTGGAGGTGCACAGCATCGAAGAGATGCATGACTTCTGGCACCTGGGCGGCGCGCGCTGGCTGGCCAGCCACCCCAGCCTGGAAGCGCGGATCGCCCGCATCTATGGCGAAGACGAAGCGCGCGAGGCGCTGCCGCTGCAGGACCCGGACCAGCGCTGGGTAAACCCTTTCAGCGCTCCCTTGCCGCAGGGCAAGCCCGGGGCTTCTTAA
- a CDS encoding LemA family protein has protein sequence MNTNLMVVSAVVAALLVWGVLVYNRLMALRNRTSNALAQIDVQLKRRYDLVPNLVAVAKKYLEHESQTLEAVIRARGQAQAAASALRAAPGKPEVADAMVAAEGALGGALGRLMVLTESYPDLKADDTMRSLSEELGSTENRIGYARQAYNDQVLAFNNASRAFPAIVVASMLGFHAMPMLQSTQNAQERDTVRVQF, from the coding sequence ATGAATACCAATTTGATGGTGGTCTCGGCGGTGGTTGCTGCCTTGCTGGTCTGGGGCGTGCTGGTCTACAACCGCTTGATGGCCTTGCGCAACCGCACCAGCAATGCCTTGGCGCAAATCGATGTGCAGCTCAAGCGCCGCTACGACCTGGTGCCCAACCTGGTGGCGGTGGCCAAGAAATACCTGGAGCACGAGTCCCAGACCTTGGAGGCCGTGATCCGCGCGCGCGGCCAGGCGCAGGCTGCAGCCAGTGCGCTGCGCGCAGCCCCTGGTAAACCCGAGGTGGCGGACGCCATGGTGGCCGCGGAAGGGGCGCTGGGCGGTGCCCTGGGCCGCTTGATGGTGCTGACCGAGAGCTACCCGGACCTCAAGGCCGATGACACGATGCGCTCGCTCAGCGAAGAGCTGGGCAGCACCGAAAACCGCATTGGCTATGCGCGCCAGGCCTATAACGACCAGGTGCTGGCGTTCAACAACGCTTCGCGCGCCTTCCCGGCGATTGTGGTGGCCTCGATGCTGGGCTTTCATGCGATGCCGATGCTGCAGTCCACGCAAAATGCCCAGGAGCGCGACACCGTCCGCGTGCAGTTCTGA